The proteins below are encoded in one region of Candidatus Aegiribacteria sp.:
- a CDS encoding RuvX/YqgF family protein, producing the protein MNEIAVDYGRKRTGFAICLSGVVIPLDPLSETSWNGISSRLKHIQDENAAGTVILGLPLTAEGKHTELSREVEKLAEYLRNSGFIVELVRETGSTAETVEETGTNRRRDGRKDSLAAMIILKRYLGMP; encoded by the coding sequence ATGAATGAAATAGCCGTTGATTACGGCAGGAAGAGAACCGGGTTTGCCATTTGCCTTTCCGGTGTTGTTATACCTCTCGATCCGCTATCCGAAACTTCATGGAATGGCATATCGTCGAGATTGAAACATATTCAGGATGAAAACGCGGCCGGCACAGTAATCCTGGGGCTTCCGCTGACTGCCGAGGGGAAACATACGGAATTATCTCGCGAGGTGGAGAAGCTGGCTGAATACCTTCGGAACAGTGGATTCATCGTGGAACTTGTCAGAGAAACCGGTTCAACCGCTGAGACGGTGGAAGAAACCGGGACGAATCGTCGACGGGACGGTAGAAAGGACTCTCTTGCCGCAATGATTATTCTTAAACGTTACCTGGGAATGCCATGA
- the mltG gene encoding endolytic transglycosylase MltG — MKRKVLIIAVSILISVISVIVFFVWSSQPPCTGRECVFTVEKGWGGRRISQVLSDSGLVRSRFYLLWRYSRMEGSPSLQAGIYRLDDSMSPDSILGIFARGEVIPAKTRWITLAPGLTLEQSLEVISESTGREMSVFDSLSTDSSFLAESGVQSLEGYLFPETYEFADTLESREILGRIVDTGKGRWPEDTDGFLQVTGLSLHETMILASIVEREARVDSERVLIAGVFLLRIRRGMKLESCATVQYALGEVKETLLYRDLETDDPYNTYLYEGLPPGPICSPGLPSINASFQPDTIEGYLFFVSRDDGTGRHLFAGTHAGHLSNIRSVNGR; from the coding sequence ATGAAGCGTAAGGTTTTGATAATAGCAGTCTCGATACTGATTTCTGTCATTTCAGTAATTGTCTTTTTCGTATGGAGCAGCCAGCCTCCATGCACCGGAAGGGAGTGCGTGTTCACTGTGGAGAAGGGTTGGGGAGGAAGAAGGATCTCACAGGTCCTTTCAGATTCCGGGCTTGTCCGTTCCAGGTTCTATCTGCTCTGGCGCTATTCCCGCATGGAAGGTTCGCCATCGCTCCAGGCAGGGATTTACAGGCTTGATGATTCGATGTCTCCTGACTCCATACTGGGGATATTTGCCCGCGGAGAAGTGATACCTGCGAAAACCAGATGGATAACGCTTGCTCCGGGCCTGACTCTCGAGCAGTCCCTCGAAGTTATTTCGGAGAGCACGGGGAGAGAGATGAGTGTATTTGACAGCCTTTCGACGGATTCTTCCTTTCTGGCAGAAAGCGGTGTACAGTCACTCGAAGGATACCTTTTTCCTGAAACCTACGAATTCGCTGATACCCTTGAATCGCGGGAGATACTGGGCAGGATAGTAGATACAGGGAAAGGCAGATGGCCTGAAGATACGGATGGATTTTTGCAGGTAACAGGCCTCAGCCTGCATGAAACCATGATACTAGCTTCCATCGTTGAGCGGGAAGCAAGAGTAGATTCCGAGAGGGTTCTCATCGCGGGAGTATTCCTTTTGAGAATCAGGCGCGGAATGAAGCTCGAAAGCTGTGCCACAGTGCAGTATGCTCTTGGCGAGGTTAAGGAAACCCTCCTGTACCGTGACCTTGAGACAGACGATCCATACAACACGTACCTTTATGAAGGTTTACCTCCCGGTCCAATCTGCTCACCCGGACTTCCTTCGATAAACGCTTCGTTCCAACCGGATACGATTGAGGGATATCTGTTTTTTGTAAGCAGGGACGATGGAACTGGAAGACACCTTTTTGCCGGAACACACGCCGGACATCTGTCCAATATACGATCGGTAAACGGCAGGTGA
- a CDS encoding SPFH domain-containing protein — MFKKLEIVEWMDESGKEIVHRIPQSGSGEFRIGTQVVVRESQDAVFFRDGKAMDTFGPGRHTITTENIPLLTGIVSTLFEGKDSPFRATVFYINKKTFTNMKWGTKEPIIFRDKELSIVRLRAFGSFSMKVDQSQLFINKIVGTEGRFSTDEIEGFLKGMIISRLADLLGETIESIFDLAQYYDEIGTLAKSRLGDDFGKYGIQLVDFYVQAITPPEEVQERIDERSAMAALGDMNQYMRFKTATAMGDAAKNESGGGAAGAGVGMGAGLGMGMTMANMMGQTMSGGGQGSNGSGNSGAAALVVCPSCGKNVVPGKFCPECGKPLGLTCPECGSVVPPGTKFCPECGAKIGGGKVCSKCGADIPAGSKFCQECGEKQE, encoded by the coding sequence ATGTTCAAGAAACTTGAGATTGTAGAGTGGATGGATGAGAGTGGGAAAGAAATTGTCCACAGGATTCCACAGAGTGGTTCAGGTGAGTTCCGCATTGGAACCCAGGTTGTAGTCAGAGAAAGCCAGGATGCCGTATTCTTCCGGGATGGAAAGGCAATGGATACCTTCGGTCCGGGAAGGCATACGATAACAACCGAGAATATCCCCCTGCTGACAGGTATTGTCAGTACTCTCTTTGAGGGTAAGGATTCCCCCTTCAGGGCAACGGTTTTCTACATTAACAAGAAGACCTTCACCAATATGAAATGGGGAACCAAGGAGCCGATAATATTCAGGGACAAGGAACTCTCGATTGTAAGGTTGAGAGCCTTTGGCAGCTTTTCAATGAAAGTTGACCAGAGCCAGCTCTTCATCAACAAGATAGTCGGAACAGAGGGAAGATTCTCAACCGATGAGATAGAGGGTTTTCTTAAGGGCATGATAATATCAAGGCTTGCCGACCTTCTTGGTGAAACCATTGAAAGCATATTCGATCTTGCGCAATACTACGATGAGATAGGTACACTGGCTAAGTCCAGGCTTGGCGACGATTTTGGGAAATACGGAATACAGCTGGTTGATTTCTACGTTCAGGCTATCACGCCTCCTGAGGAAGTTCAGGAAAGAATAGATGAACGCAGCGCAATGGCTGCGCTTGGCGATATGAATCAGTACATGCGTTTCAAGACAGCCACCGCCATGGGCGATGCCGCAAAGAACGAAAGCGGCGGCGGAGCCGCCGGCGCAGGAGTCGGTATGGGTGCCGGACTGGGAATGGGAATGACAATGGCCAATATGATGGGTCAGACTATGTCGGGAGGCGGCCAGGGCTCAAACGGTTCTGGTAATTCCGGTGCCGCTGCACTGGTTGTATGCCCCTCGTGCGGAAAGAACGTTGTTCCGGGTAAATTCTGTCCCGAGTGCGGTAAACCCCTTGGCTTGACATGTCCCGAATGCGGTAGTGTTGTTCCTCCTGGAACGAAATTCTGTCCCGAGTGTGGTGCGAAGATCGGCGGCGGGAAGGTATGTTCCAAATGCGGCGCAGACATCCCGGCAGGATCCAAATTCTGCCAGGAATGCGGAGAGAAACAGGAATAA
- a CDS encoding AMP-binding protein translates to MPGTVHELLEKRAVDTPGKIALIDDRRELSFAAWWRVSCHIASLLQKAGVRQGFVVGVVSDCSSFLPCTFTAISMLGAKFVSMNPDWPAQERMRVFSRWSDRLVLTADNIEYCSQPDEITLSLDDDIYQGTGIPLEVPFLNGGEEFYLNVTSASTGQAKIAPTTHDQLLANTEGVTATMGLTCDDVNLSIFGVYGHPHELFMRGLYLGGRTVLTEHRYPRDLLHLISKKGVTAIMALPTQLISLSHMWNRIDTDLSSVRISEAGGMFVSEEFAVNYTEITGVELVPVWGSTETAGVGLVGKSGIQGFTSVVDGYEVELRDLSGNRMDEEGSGELWISGPGVVNRYLGDRPQTEEAFLDGWYRTGDMFKSENGRLIFLGRRGGLIKAAGLKVYPLELELAILKHPSIIDACVVGRDHPTRGEMPSAYIVVRPGTELTVAGMRAFLRQYLDEYKIPRLINFVHGLPRTANGKIDRKAVGTRELVPDFRGELLRSDVELVRLINHRAALMNEIGGGFDPTWVDDQVDNAMGHNAGPISDSSIRDIIRFIISELGKRQ, encoded by the coding sequence ATGCCGGGGACGGTTCACGAACTGCTTGAGAAACGAGCAGTAGACACACCTGGCAAAATCGCTCTTATAGACGACCGGCGGGAATTGAGTTTTGCCGCCTGGTGGCGGGTATCCTGTCATATAGCGTCTCTCCTGCAGAAAGCAGGAGTCCGACAGGGTTTTGTTGTGGGAGTTGTATCCGACTGTTCTTCTTTTCTCCCATGTACCTTCACTGCGATTTCCATGCTGGGGGCGAAATTCGTTTCAATGAATCCGGATTGGCCCGCTCAGGAAAGGATGCGGGTTTTCAGCAGGTGGTCGGACCGCCTGGTTCTGACTGCGGATAATATTGAGTACTGTTCCCAGCCTGATGAGATAACCCTTTCACTCGACGATGATATCTATCAGGGCACCGGAATACCTCTTGAAGTTCCGTTTCTGAATGGCGGCGAGGAATTTTATCTTAACGTTACATCGGCATCCACAGGCCAGGCAAAGATAGCGCCTACGACTCACGATCAGCTCCTGGCGAACACAGAAGGCGTTACTGCAACCATGGGTTTAACCTGTGATGATGTGAACCTGTCCATATTTGGCGTCTATGGTCATCCACACGAGCTCTTTATGAGGGGATTGTATCTTGGAGGCAGGACGGTCCTCACCGAGCACAGATACCCCAGAGATTTGCTCCATCTGATCTCAAAAAAGGGTGTTACCGCAATCATGGCTCTACCAACGCAGCTCATAAGCCTGTCGCATATGTGGAATCGAATTGATACTGATCTTTCATCCGTGAGAATCTCGGAAGCCGGAGGTATGTTCGTCTCAGAAGAATTCGCGGTGAATTATACCGAGATAACCGGTGTAGAACTCGTACCTGTATGGGGAAGCACTGAAACCGCCGGAGTAGGTCTTGTTGGAAAGAGCGGTATACAGGGATTCACATCGGTCGTAGATGGTTACGAGGTAGAACTGCGTGATCTGTCCGGCAACAGGATGGATGAAGAGGGTAGTGGTGAATTGTGGATTTCAGGTCCAGGAGTTGTCAACAGGTATCTCGGGGACAGGCCGCAGACGGAAGAAGCTTTCCTTGATGGATGGTATAGAACGGGGGATATGTTTAAATCGGAGAACGGAAGATTGATCTTTCTTGGGCGCCGGGGAGGGCTGATAAAAGCAGCCGGCCTGAAGGTTTATCCCCTTGAGCTCGAACTGGCTATTCTGAAGCATCCTTCAATAATAGACGCCTGTGTCGTAGGTAGAGATCATCCCACAAGAGGCGAGATGCCATCCGCCTATATCGTAGTCAGGCCCGGAACGGAGCTTACAGTTGCCGGGATGAGAGCATTTCTCAGGCAGTACCTCGATGAGTACAAGATTCCCAGGCTTATTAATTTCGTTCACGGGTTACCCAGAACCGCCAACGGCAAAATTGACAGAAAGGCTGTGGGAACCAGAGAGCTCGTTCCAGATTTCCGAGGTGAGCTACTTCGTTCCGATGTGGAACTGGTAAGGCTCATAAACCATAGAGCGGCACTCATGAACGAAATCGGAGGAGGTTTCGATCCGACATGGGTTGATGACCAGGTGGATAACGCCATGGGGCATAACGCCGGTCCCATATCGGACAGTTCAATTAGAGATATTATCAGATTCATCATCAGCGAACTTGGGAAGAGGCAATAA
- the aroF gene encoding 3-deoxy-7-phosphoheptulonate synthase codes for MDIRSVEIGNVHIGGKASILIAGPCSVENIEMLREIAAAAVEAGVSILRGGSFKPRTSPYSFQGLGVEGFEMLSLVSREFNIPVVSEVLAISQIESAEKHIDMIQVGARNMHNFPLLSALGRTEKPILLKRGFMATIEEWLMAAEYIVKEGNDRVVLCERGIRTFEPWTRNTLDISAVPLARMLGGYPVIVDPCHASGRRDLLEPLSLAGLAAGADGIMLEVHPDPDKALSDGGQSLSIPELIRLAGKLLEKNN; via the coding sequence ATGGACATAAGATCCGTAGAAATAGGTAATGTCCATATAGGCGGGAAAGCCTCTATCCTCATCGCCGGTCCGTGTTCGGTGGAAAATATCGAAATGCTCAGGGAAATTGCGGCAGCTGCGGTAGAAGCGGGTGTTTCCATATTGCGAGGCGGTTCGTTCAAACCCAGAACATCTCCCTACTCATTTCAGGGTCTGGGCGTTGAAGGATTCGAGATGCTTTCTCTGGTGAGCCGTGAATTCAACATTCCGGTGGTCAGTGAAGTCCTGGCAATTAGTCAGATAGAATCCGCTGAGAAGCACATCGATATGATCCAGGTTGGAGCCAGGAATATGCACAATTTTCCACTGCTCTCCGCTCTCGGTAGAACGGAAAAACCCATTCTCCTGAAAAGGGGATTCATGGCCACAATTGAAGAGTGGCTTATGGCGGCGGAGTATATCGTAAAGGAAGGTAATGACAGAGTTGTCCTGTGTGAAAGGGGAATAAGGACTTTTGAACCCTGGACAAGGAATACATTGGATATTTCGGCTGTTCCACTTGCAAGAATGCTCGGCGGATATCCGGTTATTGTGGATCCGTGTCATGCTTCTGGAAGAAGGGATCTTCTTGAACCACTGTCTCTTGCAGGATTAGCGGCAGGTGCTGACGGTATTATGCTGGAGGTTCATCCTGATCCGGACAAGGCTCTTTCCGACGGTGGGCAATCACTTTCGATTCCTGAATTGATAAGACTCGCCGGGAAACTGCTTGAAAAAAATAACTGA
- a CDS encoding ATP-dependent 6-phosphofructokinase, which produces MHIGLLTGGGDAPGLNAVIRGITIRGKKNDHRITGFLRGWKGVIENDSVDLNIDRVRDIHMEGGTILFSSRTNPFKVENGLERIKKTFINTKLDCLIAMGGEDTLGVAGSLNAEGLPVIGVPKTIDNDLNATDFTFGFDTAINYVMKALDMLHTTARSHERIVVVEIMGRHAGWMALYGGIAGGAHVILIPEVEFDTDEVCEILKKRYSEGNRYAIVAVAEGAIDPKLQRHVMHSSEKDSFGHVQLGTGIGIGEVLKNEIADRTDLETRHVVLGHVQRGGSPTAFDRVLGTRLGVKAVEMAEQGLFGKMVALQGTEIVAVDIEEAVGTLKTIPIEQYEAAELFFG; this is translated from the coding sequence ATGCATATAGGCTTACTTACCGGCGGGGGAGACGCTCCAGGATTGAATGCTGTAATTCGAGGCATAACAATAAGAGGGAAGAAAAACGATCACAGGATAACCGGTTTCTTGAGAGGCTGGAAGGGCGTCATTGAGAACGATTCTGTTGATCTCAATATTGACAGAGTCAGGGATATTCACATGGAGGGCGGAACAATACTGTTCTCCTCCAGGACCAATCCCTTTAAAGTCGAGAACGGTCTTGAAAGAATAAAAAAGACTTTCATTAACACGAAGCTGGACTGCCTTATAGCGATGGGCGGTGAGGATACCCTTGGAGTCGCCGGCAGCCTGAATGCAGAAGGCCTTCCTGTGATAGGTGTCCCCAAAACAATCGACAACGACCTGAACGCTACCGATTTTACCTTTGGTTTTGATACCGCTATAAACTACGTTATGAAAGCACTCGATATGCTTCATACAACTGCGAGAAGCCATGAAAGGATTGTCGTTGTGGAGATAATGGGACGTCACGCGGGATGGATGGCTCTGTATGGAGGTATAGCCGGCGGCGCTCATGTTATTCTCATTCCCGAGGTGGAATTCGATACCGACGAGGTCTGTGAAATCCTTAAGAAGCGTTACAGCGAAGGAAACAGGTATGCAATTGTTGCCGTTGCAGAGGGGGCGATAGACCCCAAGCTTCAAAGGCATGTAATGCACTCATCTGAGAAGGATTCCTTTGGCCATGTGCAACTCGGCACAGGCATAGGTATTGGTGAAGTACTTAAAAACGAAATCGCTGACAGGACCGATCTCGAAACAAGGCATGTTGTTCTTGGTCATGTTCAAAGAGGCGGAAGCCCGACCGCATTCGACCGCGTATTGGGAACGAGACTGGGAGTAAAGGCAGTTGAGATGGCGGAACAGGGCTTATTCGGTAAAATGGTGGCTCTGCAGGGAACGGAGATAGTAGCAGTGGATATCGAGGAAGCGGTCGGAACTCTTAAAACTATACCTATCGAGCAGTACGAAGCTGCAGAACTCTTTTTCGGATAA